The Montipora foliosa isolate CH-2021 chromosome 10, ASM3666993v2, whole genome shotgun sequence genomic sequence ATCCCAACAAAAAGCGAACAACTGCCATGATGAcatcttcatttcatttcaaataattctttattaaataaatttaaaaacctTATATTGTTGCTTGTTCGTGTATGCTTAGTTTCAAGGGAACTATGGACGAATTTATTTTGCATTAAGAAGTTAAGATCCTACATCTAAAAAAGTGTTAGGAACCATCTGAGAAGCAAAACCTATGAAACACTAGAACATTATTGTACTTGTATGCAAACTTTATACTAGCATCTAGATGCTGCTTAAGCTGCCTATTAGGGacaatatgacaagggtgtggtaattcctcaaagatgacaccagtcggaacagcactccattttaggagagaaaatgaaaatttatcctcaagtgctgacgttcttcataaaaccaaaaacttggctattttacgttgctgttttgctgacgacggcaacgaaatggacaaaagtgaaaaacgcacgtgcagggcgtgcaaagctattgtttttacccactaaatatgcaaatttctgacgttctcgttgccgtcgccgttgtcgttgcttaagctccctattaagcctaagcacccaTCATAAAACAGTTaactttcaataactgtgtgactcgcatgttgactcgcatggctcgctatgttgactcgcagtcatggctcgcagccatggctcgcatgggtTCTGTCCTCGTGTACCGGTTCACAAGAGCCGACACAAAAGACCAAACAATACACAACAGCTAACCAATGAAAAGAACAATGGTTATTCCCTTCTGACCCGGTACACCAGGACAGAACGAGGACAGAAccctcgcatggctcgctggctcgcacattgtcatAACTCAAACTTTCAAATATTCAATTCGGCAATCGATTCaacaattcaaatattcaagtCGGCAATTCAAACTTTCAGTTcgacaattcaaatattcaattcgacaattcaaatattcaattcgGTAATTCAAACATTCTATTcgacaattcaaatattcaattcgGCAGTTCAAATATTTACTTCGCTTCATATAAGTCACAGGtctttgttttaccaatacagaagactcctaaacattcattaaacgGTAGGTATATTTTGCAGCTTGCAGCTTGCAATTTACCGTGCCTGTTaaatgaatagctaaccttaggcctaattaggcctaaagaagcgtttttaggcctaaggaggcctaaagaaacgtttttatgcctaattaggcctaaagttagctattcatgtaacagtcacggtaaatttcaacctggaacctgcaacctgcaaactGCAAAATATACCTGCCCTTCATTAacgctaaccttaggcctaattaaatTGAATTGCtaaattgaaagtttgaattaTTGAATTGAAGGTCTCCATCAGCTAAAGGGAAATTttgagttaaataaataaaataaaataaataacttttatttatttattttatttattttattttattgacgACAATAGTCAATAGACGTTTTGCACGTGCCGAACGCATGTTTGgattttgacactaaaaacgcCCCATAGGCACTGAACCAACCATCTAATCAGACCGTGCAATCAATTATTCATTCACTCATCGCAGCTTCCattttcatttacattttaaagGAGGGCTGTATCACTTTTTAAAAGACACATAGTTGTCAGCAGCCCCGCACCATGAAACTCTGGCCATTACTGTTGTTTCTGTCCTCCCAATTAATGATGATGTACACTATGGAAAACAGTGCTCTTTATCGAAATCCAGCAGGCGACTTTTCCGTTGGAGATTTTAAGCGTAATCCCTTCCATTATCTATGGGCAGAGAAAATAACATCGTTCTGGGCGGAAGATCAGTTTGATTGCACTTTCCGTTGTGTTCCTGAACCAAAGTGTTTTCCGTTCAACATGGCGGCGTATCCTGACTCGAAAGGTCTTTATCTGTGTGAGTTGTTGGCCACTGACAAGTACAGAGAAACTAAAAAGTTTCACTTTAATGCTACCTTCAATCATTACAGCCTATGGGTAAGTGAAAAAcgtaattatttaaatttacactctcttcagtttgACTAAAACGTTTTATGCTAATGTAACCTTGCATCGACGGTAACAGCCAATGGGTACGATTTTTGTATCAAGCCTACAGTTTGTCTGCTTTCTTAACAATACAGGTCCTGAAAAGTTCTATATTATGACTAATGTTCcctttgtttaatattttcagTCGCCTTGTGAAAGCGATCCTTGCAAGAACGGTGCCGACTGTGTTCCTGAACATGAGTTGAATTCCTATAGCTGTCACTGTAAACTGGAATTCTTTGGAACAAACTGTGAACATTGTGGTATAAGttaacaaatgctttttttattattattcttttattttagtttttagttttcatGTATACAGCAACAGTAAAAGACTGAACCTATAAAGCCGCCAGGAAGGCTACTTTcagttttaaggacgttcgcgctaattgtttgtgcgcaacgtaactgcgcaggtaacgcgactgtaatatgtcacgcattacttcgagcattagtgaagttgaggtttgaaaacctttgcagaaaccgtggacgataagtcttgcacagcgttggataagagaagatcgtgatcagtcaaaattgattaaaaatatttaggaaagtcaagtagactactgcacgactgatgttcgcgttgtttttatcagtcgtgcactagtctacttgactttcataaatattgttcaagcattagttaaaataacatggcgaaaaaaacgccggggaaaaacttccaggccggcaaaagaatggcacatttatttccgaatcatcatgaaacgttaaagagaagtgagcgggaggatggaaaagctctttaaatgGTAGCTGCTGCTcaagtagtggctgaaagtttggaaaactcgaggacgaaccgttgcgtaaatttaatggggctgtttctttttttaatgtttttattaccctacgaacttaagttcaaaatgaacgtatgtttttgaaattcttctcctttactttcgtgaaaatagagcagtattttcgtcctcgtcggcttgaatagtgcggacctgcgtggaaaaaaccagcgattaaatttcacaaaaaccacactccagaagacgagcatgacggcaatggagaaatattatacaaaacactaaccaaatgaagatgacgactgcttaaaacttcgttgctgtgctcgagaaagctttgttttggggtaaaaacctttcatccctttaacgatcgatcctctcttgggttccagtcctcccccgacaggtcacgcaaaaacgtgacaaacgaagttttcaaagagcttcgtaaaatcacatcgattttactcccttggatcatcggtgacccctatttttttaatcatgaatcacttactctacttactatctacaaaatatgataaaatgaaaaaaatctcaccgtaagaagttatcttttttttaaattttctttcctcgtgccatcgaattccggtagtggttgcaacggatagaggttacgaaaacgctcgtccaggatgaactctactgtttacgacatccctagcggcatgaaattatcttaaaatcccacccctaaaaacctatgcacggaaaccttcactctaacagtttatttttaggattttcgatggatgagcagatgaggctacctttcgttattatgacagatttatcgaaattaaggcatttttccactgccattttctccgaaacaaagtcggtgacccccatttttttttatatttttggagtaagtaccttatgacctaactctaggcgagaaataaagaaaatctcaccgtaggaagattttggcgcgaacgtccttaagaccgTTCTTGGTTGTGTTTGTTGGATGGGGGGTGCGGGTAGGGAGGGGGGGTGTTAAGATAAGAAAAGCTTGAAAAGTTAATATAAATGTAAGAGAGCCtatcaataaaacaaaaactttcgaggggggggggggggcgggaaGCTTTGGGCTTACAGCTCAAACGCTGTAGTAACCTCAAACtatttgttttcccatttcataattttataaGAGGTGAGAATGGCGCTTGTTAGAGAGAAGTCTTAAAAGAAACGGAACTTAGCAGAGTAAAGGGGTATACAAGGAAGTAGGGGCACGTTGCAAAAACTTAAAGTGGAAAAAGGCGCAAAACGGTTAAAAATGCATAAACAAAACATCATTTTCCGCAAGTCGACTTAACGGGACTTCTGAGCCAGCCGGCGAAAACAGAACCTAACTTGGAcatttcaatgttttgttcTAGAAAATAAAAGCTGTAGCGAGATTAAGTTGTTGAATCCCAATGCTCCAAGTGGTTCTTACGTCATCGATCCTGATGGAGAAGGAGGCGTGGCAACTTTCACTGTTGACTGTGACATGACTGACAAGAATAACATTGGCGTGACAGTCATCAGTCACGACAGTGAAAACAGAACGCTGGTGCAAGGATGTGACCCAAAAGGCTGTTACAAGCGTGACATTCACTACACTGGGACAAATCTCCTTCAGCTGGGAAGACTAACCACCATCTCTGCCCACTGTGAGCAGTTTATCAAGTACGAGTGTCATAACTCAATGCTCTTACTCAACGGTAACATGCAGGGCTGGTGGGTGTCACGTGATGGAGACAACATGACTTACTGGGGAGAAGCGAGCTCCATTCCTTTATACAAGTGCGCATGTGGAGTAACTGGCAATTGTACAGATTCCATATATGGATGCAACTGTGATAAGAATGACAATACGTGGCGCGAGGACAGTGGTTTGTTGACAAACAAATCTCATCTTCCCGTCATGCAGCTGAGGTTTGGAGATATCAGCCCCCCCTAGCGAGCTTGGGTATCACACCCTGGGAAAACTGAGGCGCTATGGAATATCTACCAAATAAACGCATGCTTGACCTGTCAGTGTATCAACTTCTCAAAGATAACGACCTTAATGTAGCCAAATGTTAATCCGGCTTTAGATCACTTCATAGCACATATAGATAACAGTTTAACATAAGATTCTCTTACGAAAGCTACAATAGATAGCTATTGCATTGATCAAAGGGCCCTAAAGTGGTTTAACTCTTATCTAAGTGATCTTCAACAGAAATGTCTAGTAAATGTTGAGCTATCTGTTGCGCGTGATGTGGcgaagaaaactgaaaaaatagCTAGAAGGCTCACATCAGAGACTTGCTGGTGCCGTTCGTTAATTGGCCATTCACTTACTATACAGATTAAAGGTCACAAAATTAATAGTGTTTCACACCAAATCCTTAGGAGTCTACATAAATCAAAATTTGTCGTGGCCCAAACATGTTAATGAGATTGCTAGGGTTATCTCCTCTTGTATAGGTGCGTAGGTGCCACTCTCCTAGATTTTTTCGAGTATTTGAAAAGGTGCTTTATTCTGTTATACTGAAAACTTGAGTAGCTGTTTATTTGTCCCTCACAGAAATAAAGGTGTGCCACTTTTCCTTGACGTTGTCTGATGTTTCCATAAATGATGTTGCCGTGGCAACCGTGTTTTAACAGGCTGGTGGTGTCAAGCCAAATTTCATCACTTACAACAGCATTCTCTGCTTTATCCAGTTAAATCTCACATTCCCCGATCATTCGCTGTTAAGTTTTTCATCAATTGGCGAGTCTTAGGAGGTCATTTGACCCCACAACGATCGTGAGGAGAAAAACACATACTTTTATAAACTGACCTTGATAATACTTGATATGTTTTCTATTAGAACGAAAGCACAAGGGTACTGAGTTACAAATTAACTTGTCAGAAAAATCACAACGCTTTATCATAGCCATTTCCAAACCACCTCCCTACGATTTTCCAACTTGCACCACAGCGGAGGTATAAATTAGCTTACACGCCCAAAGTTTAGAACTGCGTTTGATAGCATTCTTGTTTTTTCCCCAAACAATCTGCATATGTGTGATCATAAAGTTCATTACATTTTAAGTTGTGTTCACCCGTTTAAAATCAGGAGTTGGTTTGCCGGGGCAAcgatcctatccctgcgggtttacgccactcgcatccgtgaacatctcgcctcccgacaaacattccctcatctttaagcacttgagaggttctgaaaaaTGTCGCTCCCTTTGTTCAGAAGATTATTTTAAAATCCTCGattctgcttccacacgtttccaattgaaaattaaggaagccatgcatatcctttgggagccgccatctttaaattcccaagtcaaacatcttaatttctccctttcatactaattagtctCTTTTCTCAGcttcaatagttttttttttttccttttttgttttgtgtgtgtttttattctgttctcgccttcatccttaatcattcatgttatatctcactttgttacactactTATTGCACAACTTCACTTTATTcctcattgtacaactgacgatggatgatgtttcatccgaaacatgtcttgattaaatatgaacttcaaaaacatggtTTGgttcatcaaagcgatatcttactttgTGCTGCTACGAAgccttggtaattttttttttgttataagaATATTTCTTTTCCGGCAGAGACTGAATATCGttatttttctgccgattttaggctgaaaGTATTCATGTGAATATTCTTCAGTAGATTATAGCGGATGACATATGTGTTTTTGAATGTATTTGTTGTCCGGATGGTGTTAAAGTAATTTTGGCACCAGCCTGCAGACATTTAAGTCGGATATGACGCACATAACTTATTGCAGAAATGTTACTAGCGTCGAACATACGGCTAGTGCTGTTTTTGTTGCTTTTAAGCTAGAGTTTTGTCGTTCAGAGAATGGAAGAATTTTATACGATTTAGtttgtaaaaacattttttcaacaGACGAAATTGTATTCTTTCGAAAATCTCAGCCTCgaatttattgtaaaatttgtctttaaatttcgcaaatttcagcctcgaTATTCTTAGAGAACATATTCTTataattacatttttatcatatttggtcaagagaacgcgcaaaatatgagataTTACACTATAGTGtccccggtttgaccggtttagaacagagcaaatccGGACGAAACGGGAGTTTTCAATGAACGAAactgttttcaacacgatacaaagcccgagaatttagcttgtcatcccttgtcacttgtcatttcgtttatacaatcaaataaatgacatttggaaggctttctgtgctgtttacatcccAAGCGCCCTGAGGGACAGatcatgcatttttttagaaacactcttaccaaataaaattgaaggaaaGTAACACCTTTTTGTACAGTGGAATAATTtttctcttattcgatggtttaacatataatactcgcggacattttgctcattgctcgtatttttcctcgcccctacGGGGCTGGGAACAGGGGCAcgcaacgaatctgttcctcacattatctgttccccagaggaatcttgctggctggcaaaaatacaggtgtttcgatgagctggctgggaaatgtTGTTATTGAtggaggttttgcctgggaattactgacttttctagcatttcaacccgagctggctgtagaactTCTGAaaactgaggacgactaaaaaaacaaataaacaaagaacCTCTTTCCTCTctcagagagtagtcacaaacatacgacggctggtcagagtgattgcgcttgcggaaaaaaactgttttgtcccggttttgtcgcttttgttcggtcgtttcggatcgagggatttgaaagcgcgcggaattcctggctgggaaataaatttgatcagctggctgggaaaccaaccaattttatctagctggctggaaaatgtcttgtgtgtcttgctgggaaaaaggaacagataatgttttcccagcaacactgaaaaacacctgaaaatgccttaataacagtTATTTTCATttactggggtataataatacattttacaacaaattggtcgttgggtgcccctgtcggaaaaatactacgcaactcgcaaaatatccgcgcgtattatatgttaaaccatcgaatgaGATGTATGTATTTTATTTAACGTCAGCATTGGCTGTGTgtattacagtcaaaccaagtgaagcgtaccccttaagattgcattaatgaagtgattatttgaaacttgaacccgctagtcgtttcaagaatgcaataatgaattgattattcgaatattgaactcgctcgctcgattcaagaatacggctaaattcgctaacggcttccgttttcgaaaaatcaattcactgttgcgactagtaggtttcaaacctactagtcttttctagaatgcaatgctgaatcgatttttcggaaacggaacccgttagccgtataCATGctaacaagaaatcaacatggcgtcggagatggaaaacgtcccagagtcctttgtattctcatctaaagacccaacatgttgtgacttgttgcgagcgtttgcacacatcggctaacatcgcgcaacaagagacaacattgttgggcccaacaatgttgcgtgttgttgcgagcgtttgcacgggcctttaggcctaatagacctttttgcggatacggcggccattttgatttctattgtttcgaaagacattatgggatgctcagggggcaaattaatatgtatttgccccctgggcatcccataatagctatccgaaacaatagaaatcaaaatggccccgacgtatcggtaaaaaggtctattgaattgaattgctgaattgaatgtttgaattatTGAATTGAAGGTGTGCATCAGCTAAATGGAAATTttgagttaaataaataaaataaataatttttatttatttattttatttatttcatttaattgAGCACAATAGTCAATTCGCAACTGGTTAGTGAAATGGACTCAATTCGAGTCAAATCGCTAAGTAGCAGTCGACTCAACTCGGTTTAGGTGTATTCGACATAAATGGTATCTACAGTCTCGGTCAGAAATGTTGTAACACTGACGGAAATTTTTCCCCTcctcccctttcaatgttgatgtttattggTTCCAGTGCAttgaattttgacactaaaaacgcACCATAGGCACTGAACCAACCATCTAATCAGACCGTGCAATCAATTATTTATTCACTCATCGCAGCTTGCATTTTCAATTACATTTTAAAGGAGGGCTGTATCACTTTTCAAAAGACACATTGTTGTCAGCAGCCCTGCACCATGAAACTCTGGCCATTACTGTTGTTTCTGTCCTCCCAATTAATGATGATCTACACTTTGGAAAACAGTGCTCTTTATCGAAATCCAGCAGGCGACTTTTCCGTTGGAGATTTTAAGCGTAATCCCTTCCATTACCTATGGGCAGAGAAAATAACATCGTCCTGGGCGGAAGATCAGTTTGATTGCACTTTCCGTTGTGTTTCGGAACCAAAGTGTTTTTCGTTCAACATGGCGGCGTATCCTGACTCGGAAGGTCTTTATCTGTGTGAGTTGTTGGCCACTGACAAGTACAGAGAAACTAAAAAGTTTCACTCTAATGCTACCTTCCATCATTACAGCCTATGGGTAAGTGAAAAAcgtaattatttaaatttacactctcttcagtttgACTAAAAAGTTTTATGCTAATGTACCTTGCATCGTAACAGCCAATAGGTACGATTTTTGTATCAAGCCTACAGTTTGTCTGCTTTCTTAACAATACAGGTCCTGAAAAGTTGTATATTATGACTAATGTTctctttgtttaatattttcagTCGCTTTGTGAAAGCGATCCTTGCAAGAACGGTGCCGACTGTGTTCCTGAAGATGACTTGAATTCCTATCGCTGTTACTGTAAACTGGGATTCTTTGGAACAAACTGTGAACATCGTGGTATAAGttaacaagtgcttttttattattactcttttattttagtttttagttttcatATATACAGCAACAGTAAAAGACTAAATCTGTAAAGCCCCCAGGAAGGCTACTTTCAGTTTCAAGACCGTTCTTGCGTGTGTGTGTTGGAtggggtgggagggggggggggggagggggggagggaggggggtgtTAGGATAAGAAAAGCTTGAAAACTTAATATAAATGTAAGGGAGCctataaataaaaaagaaactttcgaggggggaggggaacGGGAAGCTTCGGGGTTACAGCTCAAACGCTGTAGTAACCTCAAACTATTTGTTTTCCCTATTCATAATCTTATAAGAGGTGAGAATGGCGCTTGTTAGAGAGAAGTCTTAAAAGAAACGGAACTTAGTGGAGTAGATGGGTATACAAGGTAGTAGGGGCAGTTTGCAGAACGTAAAGTGGAAAAAGGCGCAAAACGGTTAAAAATgcatgaacaaaaaatcattttgcgCAAGTCGACACAGGTAACGGGACTTCTGAGCCAGCCGGCGAAAACAGAACCTAACTTGGAcatttcaatgttttgttcTAGAAAATAAAAGCTGTAGCGAGATTAAGTTGTTGAATCCCAATGCTCCAAGTGGTTCTTACGTCATCGATCCTGATGGAAAAGGAGGCGTGGCAACTTTCACTGTTGACTGTGACATGACTGACAAGAATAACATTGGCGTGACAGTCGTCAGTCACGACAGTGAAGACAGAACTCTGGTGCAAGGATGTGAACCTAAAGGCTGTTACAAGCGTGACATTCACTACACTGGAACAAATCTCCTTCAGCTGGGAAAACTAACCGCCATCTCTGCCCACTGTGAGCAGTTTATCGAGTACGATTGTTATAACACAATGCTCTTACGCAACGGTCAGATGCATGGCTGGTGGGTGTCACGTGATGGAGACAAGATGACTTACTGGGGAGGAGCGAACTCCATTCCTTTATACAAGTGCGCATGTGGAGTAACTGGCAATTGTGCAGATTCCGGATATGGATGCAACTGTGACAGGAATGACAATACGTGGCGCGAGGACAGCGGTTTGTTGACAAACAAATCTCATCTTCCCGTCATGCAGCTGAGGTTTGGAGATAACAAACCCCCTAACGAGCTTGGGTATCACACCCTGGGAAAACTGAGGTGCTATGGAATATCTACCAAATAAACGCATGCTTGACCTGTCAGTGTATCAACTTCTCAAAGATAACGACCTTAATGTAGCCAAATGTTAATCCGGCTTTAGATCACTTCATAGCACATATAGATAACAGTTTAACATAAGATTCTCTTACGAAAGCTACAATAGATAGCTATTGCATTGATCAAAGGGCCCTAAAGTGGTTTGACTTTTATCTAAGTGATCTTCAAAAGAAATGCCTAGTAAGTGTTGAGCTATCTGTTTCGCGTGGTGTGGcaaacaaaaccgaaaaaataGCTAGAAGGCTCACATCAGAGACTTGCTAGTACCGTTCGTTAATTGGCCATTCACTTACTATACAGATTAAAGGTCACAAAGTAAATAGTGTTTCACACgcaataatatacatgaaaaaattactcgattctgattggctgagagcagtgcagtttttcgttaacacagtgcagaaaagaggtaattgaatgcaaaaaaaggtaataaagcaagcattctgattggtcaatgaacaaAGTAgttcacagatagccaatcaaatcatttgttttcaaatcaagcgcgcgccctggatggcgcaattatggcgcaatttttccttgattccgtgatacgcgtgcgtttcttctgcttaaccatctcaaattttttcatgtatattattaataagtaatcacatgatttgtctcgtgcaatttggaataaataagcacttgtgaattttttcaaagactacaaattgcactcgccataCGGGCTCGATGTCATTAATCCTTCGCTAGAATGAAGTTTGCGGCAACCAATTTTTGCGGCGGGTATTGACACTGAGAAATTTCCGCCGGGAACTAatttttgtggttttcttttcaagcagcaaaACTATATGCAACTTCTATCACTCTTTGGTAAAAAACAGacagatgaaatataaatattcagttaaatattacaacaaaattaaaaaaacgaaaggcgtaagtttcttggctaaaaagtacgttgttcaACTCTAAGAGTGACGAACATTCTTCATTCATTataaacaagaaccttgacacaaagtgatcacgtgcaccttagtggttgcctagcacgtgatttTAAAGCAAGCAGCAAAACTATATTCAACTTCTATCACTCTTTGGTAAAAAAAACCCTCAATCATCGAGAACGGGTGGGGGAAATGTAGCATCCTGGGGACTTCAAAAAATAGTTAACGTGAtcttttgattgactgctttgagttcgtttcttatgccCCAGAGACTGGGAAAGTATTGACTTAACCTTTTATCGTTGCTCtttgtttgtagcaagctccaattgctttttctcaatgcaaatattaaaataaaggaTCTTTTTGACCCCACtatgtggattaaaagccatttttagttaTAT encodes the following:
- the LOC137973397 gene encoding contactin-associated protein 1-like, which produces MKLWPLLLFLSSQLMMIYTLENSALYRNPAGDFSVGDFKRNPFHYLWAEKITSSWAEDQFDCTFRCVSEPKCFSFNMAAYPDSEGLYLCELLATDKYRETKKFHSNATFHHYSLWSLCESDPCKNGADCVPEDDLNSYRCYCKLGFFGTNCEHRENKSCSEIKLLNPNAPSGSYVIDPDGKGGVATFTVDCDMTDKNNIGVTVVSHDSEDRTLVQGCEPKGCYKRDIHYTGTNLLQLGKLTAISAHCEQFIEYDCYNTMLLRNGQMHGWWVSRDGDKMTYWGGANSIPLYKCACGVTGNCADSGYGCNCDRNDNTWREDSGLLTNKSHLPVMQLRFGDNKPPNELGYHTLGKLRCYGISTK